Proteins from a single region of Stappia sp. ES.058:
- a CDS encoding OmpA family protein, with amino-acid sequence MTTQHPKRLALGLALAAGAAALSGCNTADTISTPNVTNAPAIGFANIAPGSEEAFMLNVGRRTYFKPGSAEIDETARMTLDKQADWLTRNTGWYAKIQGFADDPGSAAQNTALSTRRADAAMAYLVSKGVAPGRLWAKGYGTERKVRDCPEEECKAQNRRVVTNLREEKER; translated from the coding sequence GTGACGACACAACACCCCAAACGCCTCGCCCTCGGTCTTGCCCTGGCAGCCGGTGCGGCCGCCCTTTCCGGCTGCAACACGGCCGATACCATATCTACTCCCAATGTCACCAATGCCCCGGCGATCGGCTTCGCCAATATCGCTCCCGGAAGCGAGGAAGCTTTCATGCTGAATGTCGGCCGGCGGACCTATTTCAAGCCAGGGTCCGCCGAGATCGACGAAACAGCCCGCATGACGCTCGACAAGCAAGCGGACTGGCTGACCAGGAACACAGGCTGGTACGCCAAGATCCAGGGATTTGCCGACGACCCCGGCTCCGCTGCGCAGAACACGGCCCTGTCGACACGCCGGGCCGATGCCGCCATGGCCTATCTGGTTTCCAAGGGTGTCGCCCCCGGACGGCTTTGGGCCAAGGGCTATGGCACCGAACGCAAGGTGCGCGATTGCCCGGAAGAAGAATGCAAGGCGCAGAACCGTCGTGTCGTGACGAACTTGCGTGAAGAAAAGGAACGCTGA
- a CDS encoding L,D-transpeptidase, with protein MAHEFRSLSRTRKGKAFPSAPLSRRSLLVAGGAALACAALPKPALASSKWFDGTLEDNGYAYRRTNFSVIKPQWQRQMVKYLSEESPGTIVVDTRNHFLYWIWENDTALRYGVGVGREGFKWYGRAQIKRKALWPRWVPPPEMLKRQPDLPRLVKGGAPNNPLGPRALYLYHDSGVDTGYRLHGTLEPWSIGNDVSSGCIRMFPEDVIDLFQRCPVGTRVSVLEHLGAGSQDG; from the coding sequence ATGGCCCATGAATTCAGATCTTTATCCCGCACGAGGAAAGGCAAAGCCTTTCCGAGCGCACCGCTGTCGCGCCGCAGTCTTCTTGTGGCCGGAGGTGCAGCTCTGGCCTGCGCGGCCTTGCCGAAACCGGCCCTTGCGTCGTCGAAGTGGTTTGACGGAACGCTTGAAGACAACGGATATGCTTACCGGCGCACCAATTTCTCGGTGATCAAGCCGCAATGGCAGCGGCAGATGGTCAAGTATCTCTCCGAGGAATCCCCGGGCACAATCGTGGTCGATACACGCAACCATTTCCTCTACTGGATCTGGGAGAACGACACAGCCTTGCGCTACGGCGTTGGCGTCGGCCGCGAAGGCTTCAAATGGTACGGACGCGCGCAGATCAAGCGCAAGGCGCTATGGCCGCGCTGGGTGCCGCCCCCCGAAATGCTGAAGCGGCAACCGGACCTTCCCCGCCTGGTCAAAGGCGGTGCGCCGAACAATCCGCTCGGTCCGCGTGCGCTGTACCTGTATCACGACAGCGGCGTCGATACCGGCTACCGGCTGCATGGCACGCTGGAACCCTGGAGCATCGGCAATGATGTGTCTTCCGGCTGCATCCGAATGTTTCCCGAGGATGTGATCGACCTCTTCCAGCGCTGCCCGGTCGGCACGCGCGTATCGGTGCTTGAGCATCTGGGCGCCGGATCGCAGGACGGATGA
- a CDS encoding NTP transferase domain-containing protein, translating to MKFGPLRTRDAEGALLAHTIRLDDGALKKGHSLTADDIRRLQAAQIKKVITARLDPDDCHEDRAAERLARAATGGGITLAPAFTGRVNLHAATDGLLIVDTPAVNAVNRVDPAITLATLPAFERVTGGRMVATAKIIPLAVGEPPIARAEGVARAAVRVAPFRARSVGLVATTLPHLKPATLDKTRRITEARLAVSGSKLARELRVAHTVPAVAEALREQAEAGVGMILIFGASAIVDPMDVIPEGIRAAGGEVEHFGMPVDPGNLLLIGRIGNIPVIGAPGCARSPKENGFDWVLDRYMADCPVTRDDIMAMGVGGLLMEIGTRPQPREAPPEGRKRHRKIAGVLLAAGQARRAGGINKLLATIDNEPIVRIAARNALGSGLASLTVVTGHMSTEIEAALDGLPVTFVHNPDYAEGMAGSIRAGISALPSDADAALVLLADMPEVTADAIDRLIAAYAPDAGVPVVAAAHEGKRGNPVLWDKAYFEALARLEGDSGARHLLDDHPDDLALVEIGPGARLDLDTPEALAAAGARPAMRGPARD from the coding sequence GTGAAATTCGGTCCCCTTCGCACGCGGGATGCGGAAGGCGCCCTGCTCGCCCACACGATCAGGCTGGACGACGGTGCTTTGAAAAAAGGGCACAGCCTGACCGCCGACGACATCCGCAGGCTCCAGGCAGCGCAGATCAAAAAGGTCATCACGGCGCGCCTCGACCCGGACGATTGCCACGAAGACCGGGCTGCCGAGCGGCTCGCGCGGGCGGCAACCGGCGGGGGGATCACTCTCGCCCCGGCCTTCACAGGGCGGGTCAACCTCCATGCAGCGACCGACGGTCTCCTCATTGTCGATACGCCCGCGGTCAATGCGGTCAACCGCGTCGACCCCGCGATCACGCTTGCGACCCTGCCCGCTTTCGAGCGGGTGACGGGCGGGCGCATGGTTGCGACGGCGAAAATCATTCCGCTCGCGGTTGGCGAACCGCCGATCGCGCGCGCGGAAGGCGTTGCACGTGCGGCCGTGCGCGTTGCCCCGTTTCGCGCACGCTCCGTGGGGCTTGTTGCCACGACCCTCCCGCACCTCAAACCCGCGACGCTCGACAAGACACGGCGCATCACCGAAGCCCGGCTCGCCGTCTCCGGCTCGAAGCTTGCCAGAGAACTGCGCGTTGCCCATACGGTCCCAGCCGTCGCCGAGGCCCTTCGCGAGCAGGCCGAGGCCGGCGTCGGGATGATTCTCATCTTCGGCGCATCCGCCATCGTCGACCCGATGGACGTGATCCCGGAAGGCATCCGGGCGGCGGGCGGCGAGGTCGAGCATTTCGGGATGCCCGTGGATCCCGGAAATCTCCTGCTAATCGGTCGTATCGGAAACATCCCGGTGATCGGCGCCCCCGGCTGTGCCCGCAGCCCGAAGGAAAACGGCTTCGACTGGGTGCTCGACCGCTACATGGCGGATTGCCCTGTCACCCGCGATGACATCATGGCCATGGGCGTCGGCGGTCTCCTGATGGAAATCGGAACACGCCCGCAGCCGCGCGAAGCGCCGCCAGAAGGCAGGAAGCGCCACCGCAAGATCGCCGGCGTCCTGCTGGCGGCAGGCCAGGCGCGGCGCGCCGGCGGCATCAACAAGCTTCTGGCGACAATCGACAATGAACCGATCGTGCGCATCGCCGCGCGAAACGCCCTAGGCAGCGGCCTTGCCTCGCTGACGGTGGTCACCGGCCACATGAGCACGGAGATCGAGGCCGCGCTTGATGGATTGCCGGTAACCTTCGTCCACAACCCGGACTATGCCGAGGGCATGGCCGGCTCGATCCGCGCGGGGATTAGCGCATTGCCAAGCGACGCCGACGCGGCGCTCGTCCTTTTGGCGGACATGCCCGAGGTCACGGCGGACGCAATCGACCGGTTGATTGCCGCCTATGCGCCGGACGCCGGTGTTCCGGTGGTCGCCGCCGCGCACGAAGGCAAACGTGGAAACCCGGTGTTGTGGGACAAGGCCTACTTCGAGGCCCTCGCCCGACTTGAAGGCGACAGCGGGGCCCGGCACCTGCTCGACGACCATCCGGACGATCTGGCGCTCGTCGAAATAGGTCCCGGCGCCCGGCTGGATCTCGACACGCCGGAAGCGCTTGCCGCCGCCGGCGCCCGTCCAGCAATGCGTGGCCCAGCCCGGGATTGA
- a CDS encoding XdhC family protein — MDIDLLSRFNAARTGRRAAILVTGLDGDGGAQRLVGPDDDVTHDPLAYEIASRFRSGKSGIVETPEETQVFLTVSVPPPRLVLIGAVHISQALVPMAQIAGFDVVVIDPRTAFATPERFPDGALLAEWPDDVLDDVALDPYTAVAALTHDPKIDDTPLRAALAAGCFYVGALGSRKTHGKRRERLLDTGVNEADFNRLDAPIGADIGAASPAEIAVAVLANIIRALRKGPEAGS, encoded by the coding sequence ATGGATATCGACCTTCTTTCCCGCTTCAATGCCGCCCGGACGGGCCGTCGTGCCGCGATCCTCGTCACGGGTCTGGACGGGGACGGCGGTGCGCAACGGTTGGTCGGCCCGGATGACGACGTGACGCACGACCCGCTCGCTTATGAAATCGCCAGCCGGTTCCGGTCCGGAAAATCCGGCATCGTCGAGACGCCGGAGGAGACGCAGGTCTTCCTGACCGTGAGCGTGCCGCCGCCGCGTCTCGTTCTGATCGGCGCCGTCCACATCAGCCAGGCATTGGTGCCGATGGCGCAAATTGCCGGCTTCGATGTGGTTGTGATCGATCCGCGGACCGCCTTTGCCACGCCGGAGCGTTTTCCAGACGGAGCATTGCTCGCCGAATGGCCGGACGACGTGCTGGACGACGTCGCGCTCGATCCCTATACGGCGGTCGCCGCGCTCACCCATGATCCGAAAATCGACGACACACCATTGCGCGCCGCCCTCGCTGCCGGCTGCTTCTATGTCGGAGCGCTCGGCAGCCGCAAGACCCATGGCAAGCGACGCGAACGCCTGCTGGACACTGGCGTCAACGAGGCAGACTTCAACCGCCTCGATGCCCCCATCGGCGCCGACATCGGTGCGGCCTCTCCGGCGGAAATCGCGGTTGCGGTCCTTGCCAACATCATCCGCGCCCTGCGAAAGGGGCCGGAGGCGGGGTCGTGA
- a CDS encoding XdhC family protein, with the protein MQSTLEANATDPLALAEAWTREGRDVALATVVETWGSAPRPVGAHLVIDAEGNFEGSVSGGCVEGAVVAEAIDVISTKTPAMLEFGVADETAWRVGLSCGGRIRVFVEPVNGSAAQA; encoded by the coding sequence ATGCAGTCGACCCTCGAGGCAAATGCCACCGACCCACTCGCGCTCGCGGAAGCCTGGACACGGGAGGGCCGCGACGTCGCCCTTGCAACCGTGGTCGAGACCTGGGGCTCGGCCCCGCGCCCCGTCGGCGCGCATCTGGTGATCGATGCGGAGGGAAACTTCGAGGGCTCCGTATCGGGCGGATGCGTTGAAGGAGCCGTGGTCGCAGAGGCCATCGACGTGATCTCCACGAAAACGCCGGCAATGCTCGAGTTCGGCGTGGCCGACGAAACCGCGTGGCGCGTCGGCCTGTCATGCGGCGGACGCATCCGGGTGTTCGTCGAGCCCGTGAACGGGAGCGCCGCACAAGCCTGA